The following coding sequences lie in one Ostrinia nubilalis chromosome 2, ilOstNubi1.1, whole genome shotgun sequence genomic window:
- the LOC135079171 gene encoding nudC domain-containing protein 1: MPSSLIELRPDRRLLDHEFEGYKLDLQALPHFSSSLPLPVDRVFPDDVQYSFIHAKLFALHNHLTLDYWDYSYKFYYINNKRQVCQQSFETDKTFRSAVVYTIPSTVERKSGHFNLCLSFVSQGLAVVSDGAGYLHIVDTGPRNKPEESNHWQTLHSSLVLGEGKYFVILDSRLQEKNSKQTLHCLLQSVEQTEKHFSSVLTWVSFENTDHTWSQVSLKELKGKGIIHYAAIETSCEALYIASDNAFTFTHDTEKNITEPETEDLRKIIYTWLQTSEDITLTLKLEAGFDKKLVHVDVSPLQIKVSYAGKSFIEGKLRHKVDSEFTTWNVQDNGQVDILVTKTESMLWDELLEGGDAKGEQVMDASLVEEAHRRLAHLCAETEVTPDLTSTGLSTQELEECDAPSEEDTVLVRINATNHQITHRAPLSVHQYLFNIKIETEEVPALALRHDVDACIWQPYSQLINEMWPVKHQGTLKAFGYVQSSKQNRKFVTCPPNFTYSVVCEASRHIFIYQSSGKRDCELRKRTAGVMKPIKVGQQHVFNIENYGEVIGINATNEYLFILTESSLIAIHIV; encoded by the exons ATGCCTTCAAGTTTAATTGAACTACGTCCTGATCGCAGGCTCCTAGATCATGAATTTGAAGGTTACAAATTAGATTTGCAGGCACTCCCGCATTTCTCGAGCAGCCTTCCCTTGCCGGTGGACAGAGTGTTTCCCGACGATGTCCAATACTCCTTCATCCACGCGAAACTGTTCGCACTGCACAACCACCTGACTCTGGACTACTGGGATTACTCTTACAAGTTTTACTACATCAATAATAAGCGACAAGTGTGTCAACAATCCTTTGAAACGGACAAAACATTTCGGAGCGCTGTGGTGTATACCATCCCATCTACTGTGGAAAGGAAATCGGGACATTTCAACCTATGTCTTTCTTTCGTATCTCAAGGGTTGGCTGTAGTGAGCGACGGCGCTGGATATCTGCACATAGTAGATACCGGCCCGAGAAACAAGCCGGAAGAGAGCAACCATTGGCAGACGCTCCATTCAAGTTTAGTGCTGGGTGAAGGTAAATATTTCGTCATTCTCGACTCCAGACTTCAAGAGAAAAACAGCAAGCAAACCCTTCATTGCTTATTACAGTCAGTGGAACAAACTGAGAAACACTTCAGTTCTGTCCTCACCTGGGTATCATTCGAGAATACAGACCATACTTGGAGCCAAGTCAGCTTAAAAGAGCTGAAAGGCAAAGGAATAATACATTATGCTGCAATTGAAACCAGCTGTGAAGCTTTGTACATTGCATCGGATAATGCCTTTACATTCACACACGATACAGAGAAAAACATCACAGAACCTGAAACGgaagatttaagaaaaataatctACACTTGGCTGCAAACATCTGAGGATATCACATTGACATTGAAACTGGAAGCTGGTTTTGACAAAAAACTGGTGCATGTTGATGTTTCCCCCTTACAAATTAAAGTGAGTTACGCTGGCAAAAGTTTCATTGAAGGAAAACTTAGGCATAAAGTTGATAGTGAGTTTACAACATGGAACGTCCAAGATAATGGTCAAGTTGACATTCTTGTGACCAAAACTGAGAGTATGTTATGGGATGAACTGTTGGAAGGTGGGGATGCCAAAGGAGAGCAGGTCATGGACGCCAGTTTGGTGGAAGAAGCCCACCGGAGGCTGGCGCACCTGTGTGCGGAGACTGAAGTGACGCCAGACCTGACTTCTACAGGATTGTCCACTCAAGAACTGGAAGAGTGTGATGCACCATCTGAGGAAGACACTGTTTTAG TTCGaatcaatgcaacaaaccatcAAATAACTCACAGAGCACCGCTTAGTGTCCACCAATACTTATTTAACATCAAAATAGAGACTGAGGAAGTCCCTGCATTAGCACTACGTCATGACGTGGACGCTTGTATCTGGCAGCCGTACAGCCAGCTTATAAATGAAATGTGGCCCGTCAAACATCAAGGCACCTTGAAGGCATTTGGGTATGTGCAATCTTCAAAACAAAACCGCAAGTTTGTCACCTGCCCACCAAACTTCACTTACAGTGTGGTTTGTGAAGCGTCAAGACACATATTCATTTACCAGAGCTCGGGTAAGCGAGACTGTGAATTGAGGAAGAGAACAGCAGGTGTAATGAAACCCATCAAGGTTGGTCAGcaacatgtttttaatattgaaaactaTGGTGAAGTTATTGGCATAAATGCTACAaatgaatacttatttattttaactgagAGTTCATTGATTGCTATTcacattgtataa
- the LOC135077923 gene encoding PAXIP1-associated glutamate-rich protein 1: MCSSEHGDDWDLPCSDDELSKSGVFIGKSWMPDPNELEELYKNIDKNGTLNLEWKCPGRRAPSPVPVSKENQPEMPVSPIREEKSDFDFMDEVSSLRLRVRRDGEDTLRGSAKKKTTSFDGILSNMIRHKRIEQMEKQANTPSSTS; this comes from the coding sequence ATGTGTTCTTCAGAACATGGTGACGATTGGGATCTACCGTGCTCCGATGACGAGCTTTCCAAATCTGGAGTTTTTATTGGCAAAAGCTGGATGCCCGACCCGAATGAATTGGAAGAGCTTTACAAAAACATCGACAAAAACGGGACTCTGAATCTTGAATGGAAGTGTCCGGGGAGAAGGGCTCCTTCTCCCGTCCCTGTGAGCAAAGAAAACCAACCAGAAATGCCGGTGTCTCCAATTAGAGAAGAAAAATCTGACTTCGATTTCATGGATGAAGTAAGCTCTTTGCGATTGCGGGTGCGGAGAGACGGGGAAGACACACTACGAGGGTCAGCTAAGAAGAAGACTACGTCATTTGATGGTATCCTATCGAACATGATCAGACATAAACGCATTGAACAAATGGAGAAGCAAGCTAACACTCCTTCAAGTACTTCCTGA
- the LOC135085845 gene encoding pseudouridylate synthase TRUB2, mitochondrial yields the protein MVNFRNAASAFQTLNGLICVYKPSCVPIKQVQHTIKTNLCRDLNKLPDRPREKRVEIVGATNEPMTVKLVPNYADDPLVCGPRYILEDIRCSWATHLGLFSSGVLLLGINEGTKLTYLINTSRLTRAYKIQGQLGKATDTFFWNGKTVERSAYGHVTREKIDRIVAYMQAAHQKAMYEQSGLHMESQTTYELASQGLLRPAHSKLPIIYGIKCVHFDSPNFTLEVQSVNEYDHYLWTLVHDLGIQLKTSAHCTGVQCIRQGKFTLDVALLRKHWQLEHIIDNMDRCRQILEENKNLMRPESARLSL from the exons ATGGTTAACTTTCGAAATGCTGCTTCTGCTTTCCAAACTCTAAACGGACTTATATGTGTGTACAAACCCTCATGTGTTCCAATCAAACAAGTACAGCACACGATAAAAACCAATTTGTGTAGAG ATCTTAATAAGCTGCCTGACCGTCCACGTGAAAAGCGGGTGGAGATAGTAGGTGCTACCAATGAGCCCATGACCGTAAAGTTGGTGCCCAACTATGCTGATGACCCACTAGTTTGCGGGCCGCGGTACATTCTGGAAGACATACGATGCAGTTGGGCTACACATTTAGGCCTTTTCAGTAGTGGCGTCTTAT TGCTAGGTATAAATGAAGGCACGAAACTTACATACCTCATCAACACATCTAGACTGACAAGGGCATATAAAATACAAGGCCAGCTCGGGAAGGCAACAGATACATTTTTCTGGAATGGCAAGACCGTTGAGCGATCTGCGTATGGTCATGTGACAAGGGAGAAGATAGATAGAATAGTTGCCTACATGCAGGCAGCACATCAGAAGGCTATGTATGA ACAATCTGGCCTCCACATGGAATCACAAACCACATATGAATTGGCTTCTCAGGGCCTCCTAAGGCCAGCACATAGTAAATTACCAATAATATATGGAATCAAGTGTGTACACTTTGACTCCCCAAATTTTACATTAG AGGTACAATCAGTAAATGAGTATGACCACTATCTATGGACGTTAGTCCACGATCTGGGCATACAGCTGAAAACGTCTGCCCACTGCACCGGGGTACAGTGCATCAGACAGGGCAAGTTCACCCTGGACGTGGCACTGTTGAGGAAGCATTGGCAGCTGGAACACATAATTGACAATATGGATAGATGTCGGCAGATTTTAGAAGAAAACAAAAATCTGATGAGGCCAGAGTCTGCTAGGTTATCactgtaa
- the LOC135085857 gene encoding uncharacterized protein LOC135085857 isoform X2 produces MTYVKNKSYVNIPFSSETACADFYIYYDLEDLAKKCELLSETVTKCRTIGVLQSIHGKFYLTEMDTNTKNSDIKVRVSMIYLKSPMPSTVIPYPVQIFGTMQWKNRPVIYAKLIKVLNTSTALRMRETMNTISKLHLAKNYNEGYIEDCDDSLFEDSFNISKFI; encoded by the exons atgacttATGTAAAGAACAAATCTTACGTAAACATACCTTTCTCTTCAGAAACAGCCTGC GCAGATTTTTACATTTACTACGATTTAGAGGACTTGGCCAAGAAGTGCGAATTGTTAAGCGAAACTGTAACAAAATGCAGAACTATTGGAGTGCTACAAAGTATTCACGGAAAGTTCTATTTGACTGAG aTGGATACTAACACAAAAAACTCTGATATCAAAGTCCGAGTATCAATGATCTACCTGAAATCCCCAATGCCTTCAACGGTAATCCCCTACCCTGTACAAATATTTGGGACCATGCAGTGGAAGAACCGGCCTGTCATCTACGCTAAACTTATAAAG GTTCTTAACACATCAACAGCTTTACGCATGAGAGAAACCATGAATACCATATCAAAATTACATTTGGCCAAGAATTATAATGAAGGCTACATAGAAGACTGTGATGATTCCCTTTTTGAAGACtcatttaatatttctaaattcatttaa
- the LOC135085857 gene encoding uncharacterized protein LOC135085857 isoform X1, which produces MTYVKNKSYVNIPFSSETACVRADFYIYYDLEDLAKKCELLSETVTKCRTIGVLQSIHGKFYLTEMDTNTKNSDIKVRVSMIYLKSPMPSTVIPYPVQIFGTMQWKNRPVIYAKLIKVLNTSTALRMRETMNTISKLHLAKNYNEGYIEDCDDSLFEDSFNISKFI; this is translated from the exons atgacttATGTAAAGAACAAATCTTACGTAAACATACCTTTCTCTTCAGAAACAGCCTGCGTAAGA GCAGATTTTTACATTTACTACGATTTAGAGGACTTGGCCAAGAAGTGCGAATTGTTAAGCGAAACTGTAACAAAATGCAGAACTATTGGAGTGCTACAAAGTATTCACGGAAAGTTCTATTTGACTGAG aTGGATACTAACACAAAAAACTCTGATATCAAAGTCCGAGTATCAATGATCTACCTGAAATCCCCAATGCCTTCAACGGTAATCCCCTACCCTGTACAAATATTTGGGACCATGCAGTGGAAGAACCGGCCTGTCATCTACGCTAAACTTATAAAG GTTCTTAACACATCAACAGCTTTACGCATGAGAGAAACCATGAATACCATATCAAAATTACATTTGGCCAAGAATTATAATGAAGGCTACATAGAAGACTGTGATGATTCCCTTTTTGAAGACtcatttaatatttctaaattcatttaa
- the LOC135079180 gene encoding box C/D snoRNA protein 1 produces MSSSSSDEESENKPETASRLGDCEVCGKNKALYTCPKCEVKTCCLTCVRIHKKELECDGVRDRTKFIRMKNFTDTDLLSDYRLLEECARFVHSVKGDEKKKFTRTDKDLPIHLYKRRLAARSRGIVLQYLAQNFTRHITNTTHYHYKKNLIEWRVEWIFPNVDTEPLKFVDDRCPETKKLSQLLDKYLNPEALPFEGSKALTFYKAVGFKGVKVLLKAEKVRGSAKKFFELDTTETLAENLSGKCIVEFPIIFVVLKDHAYNFEIVTPEDEFDEEPVQKTEESKPEPNNSLSNQLEKPNISSSSQEVTPTASPTPDQPSFQRKRPRQLLTQKIAEEKKLQIEKEIKEEKRKRAKNLLFTTGYSSEENLSDSNDEET; encoded by the exons ATGTCGTCTTCATCCTCAGATGAGGAGTCTGAAAATAAACCAGAAACCGCCTCCAG GCTCGGAGATTGTGAGGTTTGTGGTAAAAACAAAGCTCTTTACACCTGCCCCAAGTGTGAAGTAAAGACTTGTTGCTTAACCTGCGTAAGGATCCACAAAAAGGAGCTGGAATGTGACGGCGTGCGGGATCGGACGAAGTTTATACGAATGAAGAACTTTACCGACACAGACTTGCTCAGCGATTACAGACTGCTAGAGGAGTGCGCGCGCTTTGTCCATAGTGTGAAGGGCGATGAGAAGAAGAAGTTTACTAGGACCGACAAGGATTTACCAATT CATTTGTATAAGCGAAGATTGGCAGCAAGGAGTAGAGGTATAGTACTCCAGTACCTCGCGCAAAACTTCACAAGACATATCACAAATACTACTCATTACCATTACAAGAAGAACCTTATAGAATGGAGAGTTGAGTGGATATTCCCTAATGTGGACACAGAACCATTAAAATTTGTTGATGACAGGTGTCCAGAAACTAAAAAACTATCTCAGCTGCTGGACAAATATCTAAACCCTGAAGCACTGCCTTTTGAAGGGTCCAAGGCCTTAACATTCTACAAAGCAGTTGGATTCAAGGGAGTCAAAGTTTTGCTAAAAG ctgaaaaagtaagagGCTCAGCAAAAAAGTTCTTTGAACTGGACACAACTGAGACCCTGGCTGAAAATTTGTCTGGGAAGTGTATTGTAGAGTTTCCCATCATATTTGTGGTGCTCAAGGATCATGCTTACAATTTTGAAATTGTTACTCCAG AGGATGAGTTTGATGAAGAACCTGTACAGAAAACTGAAGAATCTAAGCCTGAACCAAATAATAGTTTGAGCAATCAGTTGGAGAAACCTAATATTTCAAGTAGTAGTCAAGAGGTTACTCCAACCGCATCCCCTACTCCTGACCAGCCATCATTCCAGAGAAAAAGGCCAAGACAACTGCTCACTCAGAAGATAGCAGAAGAGAAGAAGTTACAAATAGAAAAGGAAATCAAAGAAGAAAAAAGGAAAAGAGCTAAAAACCTGTTATTCACTACTGGTTACTCTTCCGAAGAAAACCTTAGTGATAGTAACGATGAGGAAACATAA